A single Hippocampus zosterae strain Florida chromosome 1, ASM2543408v3, whole genome shotgun sequence DNA region contains:
- the lamp2 gene encoding lysosome-associated membrane glycoprotein 2 isoform X3 has protein sequence MFLYAVFALLFAFGCVTHPSHGAEVKVKDKDDKLCLYANVMVNFSVSYMTSENKTELAEFELPSEVMSSGSKCDKTSSTLNLNFGAGHSWSINFTLDGNIYQADSITFSYNLNDSTIFPKSVLNDTLSVNMRPQITDVSMNTCYACKSEETIQSDSVNQTLWNVLIQAFISNGTQSENLTTCSADLNTTPTASPTTVAPVTNTTTSTHAPTTSPAPTLPTPSTGRFAIKPDENSTACLLANFALRIGVKQGEKYQEINLDPNMTTVSGSCGVNTSELVLVSNAMTIALTFINDTKKFRLQAVNVTASLSFGVVFSEANSSLSLWEAAVGSSYMCNKEQNYTITSQLNLFTFNLQVQPFAVKKGVFSTAHECPLDDTSILIPIIVGAALAGLILIVVIAYVIGRRKTYVGYQTL, from the exons ATGTTTCTATATGCCGTGTTCGCCCTTCTTTTCGCATTTGGATGTG TGACACATCCGTCACATGGGGCTGAGGTCAAGGTCAAAGACAAAGATGACAAGTTATGTCTTTACGCCAATGTCATGGTCAACTTCTCCGTTTCGTATATGACGTCAGAGAACAAG ACTGAGCTAGCCGAGTTTGAACTTCCCTCTGAAGTCATGTCTAGCGGAAGCAAATGCGACAAGACCAGCTCGACACTAAATCTCAACTTTGGAGCGGGACACTCCTGGAGCATTAACTTTACCCTTGACGGGAACATATACCAGGCGGATTCCATCACATTTTCCTACAACCTCAACGACTCCACCATCTTCCCTAAATCTGTGTTGAATG ACACTCTTTCTGTGAACATGAGGCCTCAGATCACCGACGTAAGCATGAATACCTGCTACGCATGCAAGAGTGAAGAAACCATCCAGTCTGACTCAGTCAACCAGACTCTGTGGAACGTGCTCATCCAGGCATTCATCAGCAACGGCACACAGAGTGAAAACC TGACGACCTGTTCCGCCGACCTAAACACCACCCCCACCGCCTCTCCCACCACTGTGGCTCCAGTGACAAATACCACCACCAGTACACATGCTCCGACGACCAGCCCCGCCCCTACCCTCCCCACACCCTCCACCGGAAGGTTCGCCATCAAACCGGATGAGAACAGCACGGCCTGTCTGTTGGCAAACTTTGCCCTGCGGATCGGAGTCAAGCAAGGCGAG AAATATCAGGAGATCAACTTGGACCCCAACATGACCACCGTTTCTGGATCGTGTGGAGTCAACACGAGTGAGCTGGTGTTGGTGTCTAACGCCATGACCATCGCGCTTACCTTCATCAAT GACACCAAAAAATTCCGCCTACAGGCTGTGAATGTCACCGCAAGTCTCAGTTTTG GTGTGGTCTTCTCTGAGGCGAACAGCAGCTTGAGTCTGTGGGAGGCGGCGGTGGGCAGCTCGTACATGTGCAATAAGGAGCAGAACTACACCATCACCAGCCAGCTCAACCTCTTTACCTTCAACCTTCAAGTGCAGCCATTTGCTGTGAAGAAAGGCGTCTTCAGTACAG CCCATGAGTGTCCATTGGACGACACCAGCATCTTAATCCCAATCATTGTCGGCGCTGCCCTGGCTGGCTTGATTCTCATTGTTGTGATCGCATACGTGATTGGTCGAAGAAAGACCTATGTTGGG